TACCGAAGACAAAAAGAAACAGTTTTGCGGAACCTTGGCGGATATGGTGTTGTCGAACCTGGAACCATTTGGAAGGAGCCGACTATATACAATCAAGGAGGAGAAGGCGCTGAGCGACAATGTAAACAACAAAAATCCGGCAGTTGATAGATACGAGGAATTAGGGGTAGGTAAGGAGGCAAGCGAGGCGGCGATAGCGGAGGCGTTTAAAAAGAAACCGGAGGCCCAAAAGGCCTATGAGGTTTTGTCTGATCCGGAGGCAAAAAAAGTATACGATGTATCGGGGGCGGAGCCGACAATTGAATATAAGCTGTTGAGCCCCAAGGTGTTTTATATGCACATTACCAAGTTTTCGCCGTTAACTTTTGATGAATTAAAACGAGTGACGGAGAAGGCTGACAAAACAGAGGCTAATTCATTAATTGTTGATTTACGGGACAATGTGGGTGGGGCGATTGACGGACTGCCGAATTTTTTGGGCCCGTTTATCGGAAATGATCAGTATGCCTATCAATTTTTCCATCAGGGGGTCAAGGATGATTACAAAACAAAAACGGGTTGGCTACCAGGCTTGGTCAGGTTTAAAAAAGTAGTGGTTTTAATAAATAAGGGAACCCAGTCGACGGCGGAGTTGATGGCGGCAACGCTAAAAAAATATAATGTGGGAGTGCTAATGGGTGAGAGCAGTAAAGGGTGGGGAACAGTGGAAAGGGTGATTCCCCTAACGCAGCAAATCTCTGATGAGGAGAAATTTTCGGTGTTTTTGGTGCATAGTTTGACTTTGAGGGATGATGGCCAGCCGATTGAGGGCAGGGGGGTGGAGCCGGTGATCAGTATGGCCGACACAATGTGGAAGGAGAAATTGATGCAGTATTTTAATTTTGGTGAACTGACAGATGCGGTGGAAGAAGTTTGGGGTAAGTAGAGTTATCTTCGGCCGCGGTTGTTGGACATAAAGGAAGCACTGCGGACGTTTTTGTTGAAGTTGCTGAAATTTGGTTTGAAAACATTAGGTGCTTTGGGCGGTGGAGGAAGAGCCGTTTTGACTGGGACAGCGGGAAGGGGATTTTTTATATCTTCTTTTGTGGGTTTCATAAGCTTATTTTATAACAGTTTTTGGGTGGAAAAGTAAAGCACGTCGCTGATATCGGGGGTGTTGGCAAAAAGCATGGACAATCGGTCTACCCCAAGGCCGATACCGGCGCAGGAGGGGAGTTTTGAAACAGCGGTGACAAACCGGTCATCGTAGGGGTGATTTGGAAGATGGTGGGTGTTTCTGAACCTGGATTCGGCAATAAAATTCTTTTTCATAATTTTGCCATCGGTCAGTTCGGTATAGGCATTGCCGATTTCCATACCACCGATATAAAATTCAAAGCGTTGGGAGAAATCGGGAGTATCGGGACAGGGCAAACACAGGGGCGACAGTTGGGTGGGGTAGTCAAAAATAAAGACCGGCTTGTCGGTGGGGAGATGGGGCTCGATTT
This sequence is a window from Candidatus Shapirobacteria bacterium. Protein-coding genes within it:
- a CDS encoding S41 family peptidase — encoded protein: MPKKLGVVLAVMVVFVMGGVLGYFYNQRIVSKSESLGVSKPESDKYVLFVDEVFAVIKENYWNVLTEEQLAKVFALATEKITSQPVGGKIESRAAVTKVTQEVLKNYDTEDKKKQFCGTLADMVLSNLEPFGRSRLYTIKEEKALSDNVNNKNPAVDRYEELGVGKEASEAAIAEAFKKKPEAQKAYEVLSDPEAKKVYDVSGAEPTIEYKLLSPKVFYMHITKFSPLTFDELKRVTEKADKTEANSLIVDLRDNVGGAIDGLPNFLGPFIGNDQYAYQFFHQGVKDDYKTKTGWLPGLVRFKKVVVLINKGTQSTAELMAATLKKYNVGVLMGESSKGWGTVERVIPLTQQISDEEKFSVFLVHSLTLRDDGQPIEGRGVEPVISMADTMWKEKLMQYFNFGELTDAVEEVWGK
- a CDS encoding amino acid--tRNA ligase-related protein, which produces ILNYQNTPIDLTPPWHRFTLQQLFLKYANIDLSKNLTPKNIIKAAKEKGYNTTGITTWEPLYTQIFINEIEPHLPTDKPVFIFDYPTQLSPLCLPCPDTPDFSQRFEFYIGGMEIGNAYTELTDGKIMKKNFIAESRFRNTHHLPNHPYDDRFVTAVSKLPSCAGIGLGVDRLSMLFANTPDISDVLYFSTQKLL